A part of Neochlamydia sp. AcF84 genomic DNA contains:
- a CDS encoding leucine-rich repeat domain-containing protein, with product MMPPTSTSSSKVNLCVIGSNNIKDATSGKLMAHAVVLFPCGHTFNEDTVIQRLAGDKLCPLDGKPIEGHAPNHTVRQLAATAKLRPLESSREIYIERLISLLEELQIPENPTLKKMVELGDKIHALSPLSIPSLYGAIAHLHFPDREGDVAEQVRSLDQIYRIESNLSVEEKVSCIFQRLFNLATSYSPMERTSKNSKDFTLSNYSSYLLNISRLWLWGRLPGGKEYLNQAEIKALPLKIKGELLAQWIKEHDEDISCLYLDIPLKILEEPNLDLQLEITILPPEIGQLSQLERLFICHRQLTALSAEIGQLSQLEQLNLSWNQLASLPAEIGQLSQLKKLCLHSNKLTMLPTEIGQLSKLEKLELSNNQLVFLPAEIGQLSKLEQLDLSRNQLVFLPAKIGQLSQLEQLDLSYNKLTVLPTGIGKLSQLKHLDLIDNHLNALPAEIGQLSQLEKLDLIDNHLNALPMEIGQLSQLTRLWLSDNQLTALPAEIGQLHSLTELYLVNNQLATLPSEFGQLDELRLLYLNKNRLTSLPLTIGQLDSLQELYLDSNRLANIPGTIGQLLDLDKLHLSNNRLTSLPNGLGRLSSLRELYLDNNKLTTFPRLLQQLPGHCEVDVRGNPFLENIYKSKIV from the coding sequence ATGATGCCGCCAACTTCTACTTCTAGCAGCAAGGTAAACCTCTGCGTAATAGGCTCGAATAATATAAAAGACGCGACATCAGGAAAATTGATGGCTCATGCTGTTGTTTTGTTTCCTTGTGGTCACACCTTTAATGAAGATACGGTGATCCAACGTTTAGCAGGCGATAAGCTTTGTCCTCTAGATGGAAAGCCTATTGAAGGGCATGCACCTAACCACACGGTGAGGCAACTTGCCGCCACAGCTAAGCTCCGTCCGCTAGAATCTTCTAGAGAGATTTATATTGAGCGCTTAATCAGTCTTTTGGAGGAACTTCAAATTCCAGAAAATCCGACTTTAAAGAAAATGGTTGAGCTTGGAGACAAAATTCACGCTCTTTCTCCTCTTTCTATTCCCTCTCTTTACGGCGCGATAGCTCATCTTCATTTTCCTGATAGGGAGGGGGATGTGGCAGAACAGGTTCGTAGCTTGGATCAAATTTATCGGATTGAATCCAATCTTTCCGTTGAAGAAAAGGTGTCTTGCATTTTTCAAAGGCTTTTTAATTTAGCGACTTCTTATTCTCCAATGGAAAGAACATCCAAGAATAGCAAGGATTTTACTCTTTCTAATTATTCCTCCTATCTACTAAATATTAGCCGCCTATGGCTTTGGGGCCGCCTACCGGGAGGAAAGGAGTACTTAAACCAGGCAGAAATTAAAGCATTACCTTTAAAGATAAAAGGAGAGCTGCTAGCACAATGGATTAAAGAGCATGATGAAGATATTAGTTGTTTATATTTAGATATCCCATTAAAAATTTTAGAGGAGCCGAATTTAGATTTACAGTTAGAGATTACAATTTTGCCGCCTGAGATTGGGCAACTTTCTCAGCTGGAAAGGCTTTTTATATGCCATAGACAGCTAACCGCGCTTTCTGCCGAGATTGGGCAGCTTTCTCAGCTGGAACAGCTTAATCTAAGCTGGAACCAGCTTGCCTCTCTTCCTGCTGAAATTGGACAGCTTTCTCAACTGAAAAAGCTTTGTTTACACAGCAATAAGCTAACCATGCTCCCTACCGAAATTGGACAACTTTCTAAGCTGGAAAAGCTTGAATTAAGCAATAACCAGCTTGTTTTTCTTCCTGCCGAAATTGGGCAGCTTTCTAAGTTGGAACAGCTTGACTTAAGCCGTAACCAGCTTGTTTTTCTTCCTGCAAAGATAGGACAGCTTTCTCAGCTGGAACAGCTCGACCTAAGCTACAACAAGCTAACAGTGCTTCCTACCGGGATTGGAAAACTTTCTCAGCTGAAACACCTTGACTTAATAGATAACCATCTAAACGCTTTACCTGCTGAAATTGGGCAGCTTTCTCAGCTGGAAAAGCTTGACTTAATAGACAACCATCTAAATGCGTTACCTATGGAAATTGGGCAGCTTTCCCAGCTAACAAGGCTTTGGTTAAGCGACAACCAGCTCACTGCGCTTCCTGCGGAAATTGGACAGCTTCATTCTTTAACAGAGCTTTACTTAGTCAATAACCAGCTAGCTACCCTCCCTTCAGAGTTTGGACAGCTTGATGAGCTGCGGCTACTTTACTTGAATAAGAATCGGCTAACCTCTCTGCCTTTAACGATTGGACAGCTTGATTCCTTGCAAGAGCTTTACTTAGATAGCAACCGGCTAGCGAATATCCCAGGAACCATCGGGCAGCTTCTTGATCTTGATAAACTTCACTTAAGCAACAACCGGCTAACCTCTCTACCTAATGGCCTCGGGCGGCTTTCTTCTTTGCGAGAGCTTTACTTAGACAACAACAAGTTAACTACTTTTCCTAGATTACTTCAACAGCTTCCTGGTCATTGTGAAGTTGATGTAAGGGGCAACCCTTTTCTAGAAAATATTTATAAAAGTAAAATCGTGTGA
- a CDS encoding cryptochrome/photolyase family protein: MKEITLIFPHQLFEKHPALDKTRPVCLAEEFLFFKVQKFHKQKLVLLRAAMKAYADWLEKQGYSVFYIDSTSLNKRGDLFEILAQKEYDQVHLANLTDDWLSQDLTKAARKNHWKLCFYESPMFLCTEKELQLFFKGKTHYSMAPFYIYQRKKLNILMEGDSPVGGKYSFDKENRERLPKGIVIPPLVAPKQNRWVKEAVEYVEKEFPKAYGKSTPFSYAVTFSEAKEVLSDFVEHRLQLFGTYEDAIHATEAVIFHSGLSPLLNIGLLTPQEVVEKALSAHTNLNIPLNSLEGFLRQIIGWREFIRACYLLKGRKERCSNFFKHTAPLPKGFWDGTTGILPIDNVIKRLLQTGYCHHIERLMILGNFLLLVETDPNAVYEWFMGYFVDAYDWVMVPNVYGMSQYADKGLMSTKPYISGANYLLKMSAYNKEEWVDKWDGLFWRFLAKHQAFFEKNPRTKMLLKLLQKNANTIHPKIALAETWLMQQR, from the coding sequence ATGAAAGAGATTACCCTAATTTTTCCCCATCAGCTTTTTGAAAAACATCCTGCCTTAGATAAAACGCGCCCTGTTTGCTTAGCTGAAGAATTTCTTTTTTTTAAGGTACAAAAATTTCACAAGCAGAAACTTGTGCTTTTGCGAGCAGCTATGAAAGCTTATGCCGATTGGTTAGAAAAGCAAGGATATTCTGTTTTCTATATTGACTCCACCTCCTTAAATAAGCGAGGAGACCTTTTTGAAATTTTAGCACAGAAAGAATATGACCAGGTTCATTTAGCGAATTTAACGGATGATTGGCTTTCCCAGGATCTTACTAAAGCTGCTAGAAAAAATCATTGGAAACTCTGCTTTTATGAGTCTCCAATGTTTTTGTGTACTGAAAAAGAGCTTCAGCTTTTCTTTAAAGGAAAGACCCACTATTCAATGGCTCCTTTTTACATTTATCAGCGTAAGAAACTTAATATTTTGATGGAAGGAGACTCTCCTGTAGGGGGTAAATATAGCTTTGACAAAGAAAACAGAGAACGTTTACCTAAAGGAATTGTTATTCCTCCCCTTGTTGCGCCTAAACAAAATCGCTGGGTTAAAGAAGCAGTTGAGTATGTAGAAAAGGAATTTCCTAAAGCCTATGGCAAGTCTACCCCCTTTTCCTATGCCGTCACTTTCAGCGAGGCTAAAGAAGTTCTTTCTGATTTTGTTGAGCATAGACTTCAGCTATTTGGTACCTATGAAGACGCCATACATGCCACAGAGGCAGTAATTTTTCATAGTGGTCTATCACCTTTATTAAATATTGGATTGCTGACTCCTCAAGAAGTAGTTGAAAAGGCTCTTTCTGCTCACACAAACCTTAATATTCCTTTAAATTCTTTAGAAGGCTTTCTTCGGCAGATTATAGGGTGGCGCGAGTTTATTAGAGCTTGCTATCTCTTAAAAGGAAGAAAAGAAAGATGTTCTAATTTTTTTAAGCATACTGCTCCTTTACCTAAAGGATTTTGGGATGGAACTACAGGAATTTTACCTATTGATAATGTAATTAAGCGCTTATTGCAGACCGGTTATTGCCATCATATCGAACGCCTCATGATTTTAGGGAATTTTCTACTGCTAGTAGAAACGGATCCCAATGCTGTTTATGAATGGTTTATGGGCTATTTTGTTGATGCTTACGACTGGGTGATGGTACCTAATGTTTATGGAATGAGCCAATATGCTGATAAAGGATTGATGAGCACAAAACCTTACATATCAGGAGCTAACTATCTGCTTAAAATGAGTGCTTACAACAAAGAAGAGTGGGTAGATAAATGGGATGGCCTTTTTTGGCGCTTTCTTGCAAAACATCAAGCTTTCTTTGAAAAAAATCCTAGAACAAAGATGCTTCTTAAATTGCTACAAAAAAATGCTAATACTATTCATCCAAAAATAGCCTTAGCAGAAACATGGCTGATGCAACAGCGTTAA